The following are from one region of the Silene latifolia isolate original U9 population chromosome 9, ASM4854445v1, whole genome shotgun sequence genome:
- the LOC141601208 gene encoding uncharacterized protein LOC141601208, whose amino-acid sequence MRANSRYTRAMPSKKKQVVDYCFLDDYNLADDELLFMGNAILDRSDILSTKPEDYTELRVIAAWLVVLNFMEVKEKEAPVMMFLGAQHMEIFEEMLEQAADSDDVTDSQKDKVVQSWSHFLGENVVNSEIDVDLVFIPLSLEKYYFCVCVNFMNKTVDVLDHTSHKDWEKSDFYRLAKIAVNCFSDFLETRKTAKEGVVINTFTFVNVDFEWKATIKGDKESGFYTMFHMLTYEGNHEQGLYVVNKKCERIPIWLEMVAILLMSDVNESRASLLEKVGTFKGVYRK is encoded by the exons ATGAGGGCTAACAGCAGATATACACGCGCTATGCCAAGCAAGAAGAAAcaagttgttgattattgtttcttGGATGATTACAATCTTGCAGATGA TGAACTTCTTTTCATGGGCAATGCTATCTTGGATAGGTCTGATATTCTTTCTACGAAGCCCGAAGATTACACTGAGTTGCGCGTAATAGCTGCCTGGTTAGTTGTCTTGAATTTCATGGAGGTTAAGGAGAAAGAAGCGCCAGTGATGATGTTCCTTGGTGCAcaacatatg GAAATCTTTGAAGAGATGCTAGAGCAAGCAGCGGATAGTGATGATGTAACTGACAGCCAGAAAGACAAGGTTGTGCAGTCTTGGTCCCATTTTTTAGGTGAAAATGTTGTAAACTCTGAGATCGATGTGGACCTTGTCTTCATCCCGTTGTCTTTAGAGAAGTACTACTTTTGTGTTTGTGTGAACTTTATGAACAAGACGGTTGATGTGCTGGACCATACGTCGCATAAAGATTGGGAAAAATCCGATTTCTACAGACTTGCAAAGATTGCA GTTAACTGTTTTTCTGACTTTTTGGAGACAAGGAAAACAGCAAAAGAAGGAGTTGTCATTAACACATTTACATTCGTGAatgttgattttgaatggaaaGCGACTATCAAGGGTGATAAGGAATCGGGATTTTACACAATGTTTCACATGCTCACATATGAAGGGAATCACGAGCAAGGATTGTATGTGGTTAACAAGAAATGTGAGAGGATTCCTATATGGCTTGAGATGGTTGCTATTTTGTTGATGTCAGATGTCAACGAGTCAAGAGCATCTCTTTTGGAAAAAGTGGGAACTTTCAAAGGAGTATATCGGAAGTAG